The following is a genomic window from Aquificota bacterium.
GTATTGGTCAAAGACCATGGCTATGTTCCTGATAAGTAGCCTACCCTCTGGCAAAACCTTTATGCTTCTATCTTCTATCTTCAAAAGGCCATCCCTTTCCATATCCTTTAGGTCCTCAAGCTCTGCCGTAAAATGCTCCTCAAAGTCTATGTTGAACATCTTCTCTACCTTTTCAAAGCTACACTGGAAGTTGCACATAAGGTCCATTATCACCTCACGCCTTATTATATCCTCCTCGTTGAGTATGTAGCCACGCATGGTGGGAAGCTTACCCGCATCTATGGCCATGTAATACTCCCTTATGGTCTTGTAGTTTTGAAAGTATGCATCGTAAAGCATACCAATGGAAGTGGCCCCTATGCCTATGAGGTCCACGCCCTTTTTGGTGGTATAGCCTTGGAAGTTCCTCCAAAGGGTGCCATCCCTCTGCGCCCTTGCCAATTCATCCTCCGGCTTGGCAAAGTGGTCCATGCCTATAAAGACATAGCCGTGCTTTTGGAATAGGTCTATGGTCATCTCCAAGATGGTGAGCTTGTCCTCTGGTGGTGGAAGGGTTGAAGGGTCTATCTTCCTTTGGAGGGGCTTTAGCCAAGGCACGTAGGCAAAGTTAAAGACAGCCACCCTGTCCGGGTCAAGGTCAATGGTCTTTTCTATTGTGTCTTTAAACTTTTGAGGGTTTTGGTAGGGAAGGCCGTATATGAGGTCTATGTTTATGCTTTCAAAGCCAAGACTTCTGAGTTCTTTCATAACCTTTTGCATTAAATCGTAGGGCTGTATGCGGTTTATGGCCCTTTGCACCTCTGGGTCAAGGTCCTGAAGGCCCATGCTAACACGGTTAAAGCCTACCTCCCTTAAAGTCTCCAGTTGGCCCTCTGAAAGGTATCTTGGGTCAATCTCCACGCTTATCTCCGCATCTTTATCAATGTTAAATACCTCCCTTATCCTTCCAAAAAGCTCTTTTATCTCATCATTGGTAAGGAAGTTGGGCGTTCCGCCACCCCAATGAAGCTGTACTACTGGCCTGGATGTGTCCAGGTATTCTTTGAGTAGGTCCATCTCCTTATACACATAGTCCAAATATCTCCTGCTTACATCCTTCCTGTGGGATATGATCACGTTGCACCCACAAAACCAACAGGCGCTCTCACAGAAGGGTATATGAAAGTAAAGGGATAAGGGCCTTTTTGTTAGGTTGCTCTCCAAGAGCTTTCTTTTGTAATCTTCTTCTTTTACTCCCTCATGGAACTCGGTGGCGGGAGGGTAGCTGGTGTATCTTGGTCCAGGCTTGTCATACTTCCTTATAAGTTCTTCATTAAAAATGGTTTTCATAAGGATTAAATATAGTCTTTTTTGAGAAAGGG
Proteins encoded in this region:
- the hemN gene encoding oxygen-independent coproporphyrinogen III oxidase, whose product is MKTIFNEELIRKYDKPGPRYTSYPPATEFHEGVKEEDYKRKLLESNLTKRPLSLYFHIPFCESACWFCGCNVIISHRKDVSRRYLDYVYKEMDLLKEYLDTSRPVVQLHWGGGTPNFLTNDEIKELFGRIREVFNIDKDAEISVEIDPRYLSEGQLETLREVGFNRVSMGLQDLDPEVQRAINRIQPYDLMQKVMKELRSLGFESINIDLIYGLPYQNPQKFKDTIEKTIDLDPDRVAVFNFAYVPWLKPLQRKIDPSTLPPPEDKLTILEMTIDLFQKHGYVFIGMDHFAKPEDELARAQRDGTLWRNFQGYTTKKGVDLIGIGATSIGMLYDAYFQNYKTIREYYMAIDAGKLPTMRGYILNEEDIIRREVIMDLMCNFQCSFEKVEKMFNIDFEEHFTAELEDLKDMERDGLLKIEDRSIKVLPEGRLLIRNIAMVFDQYIKANKERRFSRTI